A region of the Mangifera indica cultivar Alphonso chromosome 10, CATAS_Mindica_2.1, whole genome shotgun sequence genome:
tttttcactaaagcGGCGTCGTTTCTCTCCACACCTCTGTCGTCGTTGAGATCTCCAGTTGATTGTCCTTCGTCAAACGCTTGGCTTTGGATTTGGGGtgagttttgttttgttcttttgcTTTGTTTTAGTAGATTCTGTTGTTGAAACTAAAGTGTTTAGAGAAAGTCACTTGTTCTTGATAATTTTAGTGATCAGTTAAGTTCTAGTTTGGTTGATTTATGTGGTGTTCGGTTGTGGGGAAATTTTATGGTACATGAGAGGTGAATAGTTGTTTTAAGTTAATCTTTAAAGTTAGATCTTTGCTTTGTTTGGTCTGGTTTTGTGGCAGCTTTGATAAATCTGGAACATATTagaaaagtgaaaaacaaaTACAAGGGCCTAGAAATTGTGAGTTCAGAATATTAATTTGGTTTAGGTTTAAGGTGAATAAGTCAGTAAAGGTGGAACTGAATTGTTTAGAGAAATTCAAACGTGTTTTTGATAATATTAGTAAGTATTTTAATTCTATTGTATGGTTATTTATGTTGCGTTTGTTTgccaagaaaattttaggataaatcacaggttaattgatttttaaattaatttttaaatcaaatctttgTCTGGTTTGGTATGGTTTCATTTTTCACTGTGGTTGTTTCCATAAAGGTGGATATATTAGGTTGAGTTTTGAGTTGCAGGAGAAAAttgaagaacaaaaaataagGGCTTAAAAATGTGGCTTTGGAgtaattttcagttttaagCTGAATAAGTTGATAAAGGGCTGAAAATTGGAGCTCTTCTGGTTGGTGTAAAGTCAACagagtgtttttttttatgtcttaCTCTTCTACAGTGTACTTAGTGATATAGTTAGTACAAACATGGTAAAGGACTCCTTATTACAAATAACATCTTGTTGTTGCATCGCGGCAAAGAAATGTTGACTAATCTGGCCAACATTGAACTCGGTAAAATTAAATGGTTGAATAATTGGGAAATGAGATTATTCAGGATTACACATTGAATGCTAAGGTTACGCATTGAATTTTAGATAGTAAATACAAGATAAAAAAAGTGTTTGTGATTGTTCCAtaagaaatgaaacaaaagatTTGGTAGAGCTCAGACAATTATTGAATGAGGTCTAAGCAATGCTTGATGCAAAGGAGCATAATAGATCAATATGAACATCATATGCTGTCCCATAATAAAATCAGATGTTGCTGATACCTTCTTTTCCTTCTTACATAACCTGAGCTCAGAGATAGAAGGGATAAGAGTGCTGGGATTTGGACATCAGACAAGAAAACCACGATCTAGTAAAAGCGTAAAGGCTTTGAGATGAAGCCGAGGtgtaataattttgattagCAAGAATTTGTAGAATGCTATGGTGATTAAAATATGGAAACATCATAATATGTAGGAAGCATAAGAATTATTGCTTCAGCTTCAAATCACGCAATGTATGAAATCCTTTTATTGTTTCACACAGTTGCAAGTTATGACCTGAACTATGGGAGCAAATTTTatcagaaagagaaaaaaatataatttgtgtGATTGCATCTTATTGAACCTTACTTCATTATTCATGTAAAGAAAAACCAAATCTGTGTAACATTGCTCTTAAGGCATTTGGGTGGACTATGAGGAGCAGAAACATTTCTTTTTGCTACAATTTTACCTTCTTTCAATAGATTGAACTGAGCTTTTCTAAACTTGCTGTTTCAGTCTTCTGTgtcttaaaattttagttggCACAACAACCATATGGAAAGTTGAgctattttgtaattttctttttcaagattGAATTGTCTTATCACTTCagtctatattatattatgtaaaaataaattgttgGAGAAATGAAGAAACAATATATTAGCAATTAATTATTTAGGATGATGGAATATGCCTCTTAAAttgagataaaagaaaaaatatctacTCTTGGTTCAGTCTTTGATTGCTCTATGTGGTCTTTGAGAACTAAAAGGAAACAGGACATATACATCCAAATTTCAGTCATTGTCAACTCTTAAAGAGAGTTTAAATGTCTGTATTCTTTCAATTATGGTTATTAGCTCTTTGGTGAAGTTATACTTCTGGCTGTTTTTAGTTtgcatttgatttttattacCTATAGATTCTACCGTCTTTGAAATTTGAACTATCCACCTTTCGACTTTTCTGACTTGTTTGctcaaaataattgttttattttttttctcttttggggTGGGAGGTGGGTTTGATAAATGTCATGGAAGGTAGTTTGTTTGAAAATTCAAGTATTTTCATCCAAGAACAGTAATAATAGTGCTTTCTGAAGTTTTAGGGTGGAAGGTTGTGTACTGGTAGATATAGTCAAGAAGAAaaactcaatatttttaatttgaattaaagcaAAGTCCAGAGGCGTAAATAAATAGGCAGATAAAAAACTTACTTCCCTTAAAACGAGGAAAAGTATAAAAACTTAAGATATTTGGAATAAgatctgaatatttaaaatagaaaacaacCCTTATCCTACCaaccaaaatacaaaaataatgttACATAATCTGATTATACAGACAACAGGAAAACAGGTGATGTTTTCCCACAGAATTCACTACAGTTTGTTGGTACTATAGGACTACTAATTAAAGAATTTCAAATGAGGGATTGCAGGAAGTTAGAGAAGTGGGAGAGAGAATTGAAGTGAAACAGTATGAGCGGAATGATAGAACAAGAGTTATCATAATGCATGATCTTTAAAGgcctcattttttttttttactggaCCTTTTTGATGACTTTGGGcagatttaaatttatcttttatttatacgTCTAAAGTTGCTGGCCTATGTAGtaaatttcttcttcaattGGTTTCGCCTTGTTGGACATGGGTGCTATTTTCTTACTTTGGCACCAAGTTTTCATGGTCTTAAAAAGGtgtaagaaataaataatttacttgTGCTATTAATGCTTCCGTTGATACCAAGCTTTTCAAGGTAAAATGAGAGGGATCAAACGGAAATAATACTTTTTACAACTGAGGCAATTGATTATTACTATTATATGTCTTaagattcaattatattttgattagtaCTATGAATTATAGCCATGCTGCATTGTCTCCTTGATGGCAAGTTTTCCTGTCGAAAATTAACCCTTTTTATACCTCTAACAAGTTTACTTCTagttttttgtcattctagCAAGTTTTATACTCAGTTGTTATTAAGTTAACTACAATTATCAAACATCTTTTCTCTCCTTagttttgattctttttcttttctaggaAATCATTAAATACTAAAGAATTCAGTGACGGGTGGAGGGCATATTGTGGATGGCCTCTCTATCTTGTTTGCGGATGGCAAGTTTGTGTTGCTACTGTTGTAATGttaaaaaaggggaaaaaaaaaagtgtatttTATGAATTCTTATCTCTGTTTGCAGTTTATGAAGCTCTAAACTATTTCCATCGACTGgagattcctttttttttttttcatgttttactATAAATATTGTGCTTGTTATCATGCAAGCATCATGGAGTCTTCAACTTTAATGCTACATCTCTGCTGGTCACCCTACTCTAGTTATTCATCTAAATATAggaaacttattttatttacaagttGATTGGGTTCTTAAATGTTATCACTTTTATTAGTGAGCATAGTGTTATATGCTGATCCTCTCAAATTCTTGTTACAATTTCATGCCTCCAGTTTGGCCCTTTATAGGTGTTGAGGGTAGGCATCTGTTTTCACATGTGCTTTATTTGTTATGAATGATTATGCTGTCCAGCATTTAAGCTCATATACCAGAGCAAAATGATGTGGTTAAGCATACAGTACAattcatccaaagtttgaaagaAAGATTACATTTGGAACATTATTGGATATGGATCtgatattatgaatttttgtaATAACTACATTAAGCTTTTGTTTTGAATTGTTTCTTTTCATGTGCTAATTTGTTTTCGCCTTACCTTTTACAGCCTATATTGGTGTTATAGCGAGGAATTTCCTTTATTTGCTGGCAGGAGGCTAACAAAGAAATTACTGCCCTTTAGCTAATTTGAAATTGGCATGTGTTCCCAATTCAGCTGGATATGTTTTATCAAGTTATAACTGGATTCATATAATTATGGTGAGCCCCTTTTGCTTAACAAGGGTTGGTTCTGGTAGCCACTCTTAATTTTTGGTTGACAGTCTTGGGAATCTGTTGGCCTGAACTTTGATTTAAGTTGTTTCTGTTTAACCAATTTTCTTAACTGTTTTTTGTATCGTAAGCAATTTTTACCTGAACCTTCTATTCTTAATTCCGTTAACTCCACCCTTTAACTTGCTGGCCTTTAGGGCTGGTGATTGCTGATTATACCATCCATTAATAAACTTTGGCaactaaaataaactttttgaaattaaaaagtatttCTTTCTACCCTCTAATATTTGTAACATCTaaggtttcttttttatttttattgtacaaATAGAGTATTGCTCTATTGTGGTTcctttgtttatatattctctttgatttttttttttttttggttctgttGTGCTATTGAGGTTCAAAGTCTTCTCATATTCCTTTGATGATTAGCTATTTGTTCGGCTGCAGTTATTGTGAATAATCTAAATGAAACCGGGGTTGATTGTGACTGCATTAGTCTGTTTTCTTGCATTAAATGCTTTTTTCCTATCATGCCTTGTAAAGTCAGcttcttttgctttctttgaAGCATTAGACTTTCAGACTTATAACTTTCCGTTTACGGTTCATTGTTAGTTTGTGGGGATGGTATCTATTGAGGGATTATTTTACCTCTTCTCTAACTTCATTAAGTTGATTTCAATGGCAAcgttattttttgaaatttatggtTCAGTCAGATAATTTCTGCTTGTCTTATTTTTTGGTCCATGTGTTTATGAAGGTTATGAGCTCCTAGTTAtgcatatgattttattataattcctAGCAAGAGTTTTGTGCCTTAATTTGGGAGATTTAAGACCGTATATATTGCATCAGTCATTTACCACTGATGTCTTTACATGTAAAATATCTTAGTGTATTATGTTTACATTTTATTGTTGATAGTGCTTTTACCATTATTTGTGAAATGTTACCTATTAAGCAGACAGAATTTTAGTACACTGATAAATGCAGATGCATCAATGATATGATTACTGGACACTGGTTGTTTTTAGgatgaaattataaattcttaCTCATTCGCAAGGCATTTTTGTTTGCTTAATTCCTATAATCTTACGGTGAATTTTGTGTGGCTTCTAGACTGTATCTACTGTCTTTCTTCCCATTATTTTATTTCCCTAGGTTTTATTTCTTTCTACAAAGAAGAGTCCACTGACAATTTCTTGATTATGACTACATGTGTTAATGATCCAGATTGAAGATAATGTGTGGGATGAATTTGAAGCTAGTGACGATCATATAGTGCCTCATCCCAGTAATGAATATGTTGACCAGTATGCAACTCAGGGTGAGGGCCGGAAGAAATCACGATGTGAAGTGACTGGTTTTACAAACATTGCTGATAACTCAACTATATATGGTATAAAGGGAATGGAGAAAAACGTTAAGATGTTGGAAAAGGGTTCATGGTCTGACACACAGGATAACGTGTTTCCTACTTCTTGTGATAGTGACACACCCAAAGAGGTGACCAGTGAAGCATCAGATGGTTCTAGAATGTCAACTCAGGGATCAAAAAATAGTGGCACTGCAGCTAAGGTGGTTGAGTTCAGTGAAGAGGATCATATTTTGGGTGACAAGTGTGTGTCAGAGGATGATAATGTATACCATTATCCACTCAATCACATTTCCCAAGCAGATAATGATCTCAGCTTTCTTGATAGTGATCGTGAAGACAAAGAAAGCAGTGATCTCTTGTATTATGGCTGGCCTGATATAGGAAATTTTGAAGATGTGGACAGGATGTTTAGGTAGCCTTCAagtgtttctttctttttctgaaaattttcttaacctttttctatcttttatgaaattttatcaCGTCAAAAACCCTACTGTTTTGTCAATGTTATACGGTACTCTAACTTTGTCTAGTGAACACATCTGTTTTGTTCTTGCAGGAGTTGTGATTCAATTTTTGGGTTAGGTAGTCTTAGTAATGAAGAGGATTTGTGCTGGTTTTCAACTACAAATGCTGCTGAAGGACCTGAAGATTTATTGAAGTCAGGCTCAAAATTGAACGGCCTACCAGGACATCATGAAGCTTCTAGGGAAAATGGTGTGGGTGCTTCAACTGATGATTCCAATGAGAAAATTTTCGGTGCtggagaaaatataaatttcaaatgtcTGGATACTGACAATTCTGGTCTTAATCACTTGTCATTCGGGAATGGATTTGATACACAATCAGAAAGTGCAGATGACCTGATGTTTAATGAGGTCAGTGGGCTATTTGTGTTTGTAAATGTATCACTGCTAGgctatttcaaattttactcTATTCTTATCACCGTTAAGGTACAAATTTCCGCATATGTTTTTctgtgaaaaaaattttaggctCTTTTACCACTTTCTCCACCATGATGCAGTTAATTGTGACAGTTTCATGCGAGATAAAATCCATTTCAACGTTTTTGTGTAATCCCTATTATTCCTTATTCCAATGCGTTAATGGATACATCCTTAAATGTTTTGAGTGCATTCTTGTTGTCGTAGTTAGCAGCCACTCAGAGTGTCAGGACCAGCTCCCCAATTAGTTCTTAAAATTATTGGCTGGTTGTGTCCAACTCCTCTCAAGGATTATAATCTGATCAACATTTGAAGATACATTTGCATTagatttgtattatatatatataaaaggtggTTCGAAAGTCATTATTCGTGCATGTGAACCTTAGGAGCAGTATTCTACACTCAACCTCTATTACATAATGTAATTCTGCTGGTGTGTCACAGGCCCATTTGCAAAAAAAGCAGCTGAAGCATCAGAACAAGTCAGATGGAAAACAAAAAGTTCGACTTGTGGAAAATGGTTCATTTCCACATTATGATGAGCTAAAGCAATTTACTGATCTTAAACATCCATTTGGAGATTCATCCCCTCGAGTCTTCCCTACCTCTGGCCTTCAGCCACATAAGCAAAATATAGAACAAAATTCGATGAATTATATCCCCACACACATTCCTTACATGCACCTAGACTACAGTCACCCATCTGATCAAATTTCTGTGTGTCCAACTCCATCAGGTACCaaatatgaaaacaatattCACACATCTCCTCTTCCAAAGGAGTCTTCATATGCATCAAATCAGGTGCAGTCCATGGAGAGTTCTCATGGCCTTTCATTTGAGACTCCTTCAGTGACAACAAATGATAAGAGAGAAAAGCTGTATCACTGCCAGGATATACAAGCACCAGTCACTCGGAATTTCAAGCATGCAAATATTGCTGGTCCTGTGGAATTTTGTAGTGCAGTCTCAGTTCAGAAGCAAGTCCAGTCAGAACTTGGGATTAAAGGTAATAGTGAAGTTGATGGAGTCAGCATTAGAGTTCCTACAGAATTAGTCTCTTCAAATGGACAAGAGAGCTCTTGCATGAGCTCTGTGTTGGATGAAATCTCTTTGGAAGCAACCAGTTTTTGTCAGCTTCAGCAAGTTATGGACAAGGTATATTAGTTTGAAAAGCTTTAACCATATATCTCAATACTTGGGATATCTTCCTTTGAATCTGGATTGGCATCAGAAGGTTTCGTGCTCATGATATTTCAGTGCTTGTGAGGTTTGGAAGACGTAAATCTGTGTGCATTGTGCATGAAACCTGATGTTCGTCTTTATATATGCCTATGCCTGTGTCTGCTTAGAAATATCAAATGACATAAACAAGATTTAGGCTTACATAAAAGGATGGAATTATGGTGGTCAAATGAGAAATTATAAGCAATAGAATAAAGTTAATAAAAGGTAGCACATTAACTTTAAGCTCAAAGtttctttaatgaaattttaaatgataaaaggCTTGAGAAAAGATAAGCTAGTGAATTAGCTACTGTGTATTGGGAACAGAATGTGAGTCTTTCAGTAATACAGCGAGAGATTTTGAAATGGTTTTTTAGAGGGAATGGATTAGGCTACTTTTTTCTAGActtcatttaatattttttaacaaaaaaagtttgaattttggttcaaaagaatcaaaacccttttttcatgcatttgactgtattttttaattaaaaatcgtTCCTTATAATCTTCAAATGTCTACAACCAAAAcacttttgaaatattaaagctattgagatattatttaaatcttttaattgtaTCATTAgttgtgaaaattattttcagttgacaaatcaaacaacctaaaaaatattaattattcaacAACTATGAAATACATTTATCTGTGTTTAGAATAAATGtatcattttgttttctatGTGGGACATTTAGACACTTAGGGTATTTTGGTGTGCAACATTGTATAGCATAAAGAGCAGTGTATAGTACTAGATTAAACTGTATATTGTTTGGTGGAAATTTGCATTGTATTAGCTAATGTGTTCAAGTCCTAATGCATGAAAATGAATCTTGCATGCATAAGAGAGAGATGAGGGATCTAAGGAACTATTTCAGACCTCCATGTAGGTTAATCTAAGTGTATATGTGATATATGGGATACAATTGATTgtgaaaaatgattttcttataaatgagGGCATAATCAATGCACAAAGTTTTATATTGTTAGACAGTGGACCTGCTTGTAGGTTCTTAGTGTAAAGCATTAATCAACAGTGATCAGCAAGAAAAATGAACACTAGCATTGTGCATATTTTATGGCATGCCATTTTTAGATGGGATAGCGTAGTTTAAAAAGGTTCTCATGAATTGTGTTGTGAAATTCaactgtttctttttttttttttacctaaagATTGACGACAATTTATGCAAGCATCTAAGCTGTAGGTACTCATTAAATGCTGTcaatacttttaataattttaaattgagtttcaGATTGTGATCTTTGAAACTATAGGGTAAAATATTCTACCCATCAGCTTGCATTTTATAGTATTCTGCTTCTATGCTAGTTGTAAATTCTCTGTGTTCGTTTTGGTGCTGAATTTACTAAACTGAAGCTTTTATTTTCAGTTGGATATTAGAACAAAACTTTGCATAAGGGACAGTCTATATCGCTTGGCTAGGAGTGCAGAGCAAAGACATAATTGTGGTAATTCAGGTGCTGGCATCAGAGTTGATAGAGAGGCAACTGGAGCACTGATGCGTGAAGAAACAAATAAGTATGTTATTGCACTTCCTTCCtactcatttttatttcttattaagaGGCACACTCTTCTTGACTATTTCAACCTTTCTTAAATATTGCATGTAAAGAATGTTGTTTGcacaatcatatatataatatgatgtaaAATGGAGCCTAAACTCTAGGTTTTGGGCCATTTTTTAAGTTGTTGACAGGCTACTAACATTTAACGGCTGGCAGCGTGATGTCCCTGATAATTGGGTGTATTTTGAGTACTTTTAGTAAAACTGATGCATTGAAATTCACCTTCTATGTTTCTGGACTTCATTATCAACAAATCTGCCTTTGCTTGTGTAAACTGGTTATCAGTATGCAACTAACCCATGAgtatttgtatataattttttctactTTGACTGACTGATATTGTTAGAGAATTCACCAATAATCCAATCTTACTCCTATAATCAACACAACACAGAAAGCAAATAGAGAATTTTATTCATCAAAATTACTTAGTACACCCTAAAACAATTATTCACCCAACAgaattgaaaacaataaaagaaaaatacccCAACAATAGAGGTGTCAGTCCCCGCCTTTGGGCTGAAAGCCCCTTAAAGATTTCCTGAATTTTTCTGTCTTTTTCTCCTTCGCTCTTCTCTTATTAtagtcttttattattattattatttttttttttttttgcttcggGCTCCTTGATCTTGGCCTGATTGTTTTGCTGAGACTTCATCTGCTTGCTGTCTCCCAGTATTTCCGAATTATCTCCTGACGATCTGTTTGTGATTAAAGTTTCCAGCTTTCCGTAATTAACTCCcttgtttttccttttgtatACCTGCATGATTGGTGGCCTAACAGATACTTAACAGCaattttgttggatttggtATACAAATGGATTTCCTTCATTTTGCCCTTAACTGAAATCTTAGGTCCAGTGAGTTGCTTATGTAGATTATGAACTTTTTCCCCTCTGTCTCTACCCCTTCTTCATATTTGCACTTAGTCCTTTATTTCTGTGTTTATCAGATGCTGAAATATCTGTTCAGATTGTGACAAATTCTGCAATTGAAGACTTTCCATGTAGTTTAACTTTACAGCGCTTGAAAACTTTGTTCTTAAATCTGTAGCTCCACGTCtccaatttttgttatttcttttccatttttttcctttaacccTACTTTGTTTCATTCCTCAGTGTACTGCTATGTTACTCTGTATACAATGATGGGCAACATTTTAATGCTTTTTCAgataagatatattaatatccTCTTTGTCTTCCTCTGCAGCAAGCCATTATGTTGGTTGATCAACATGATCAAGCTCTTGAATTTTTCCTTGATTGCATGCCCAAATGTTCCCAAGTTTTTGTGCATAGATATCTATAGCTTCTGAGAAGATAGGCATGAAAGTACCAACTCGAGGTTTGACTTGGGGAAACTGAAACCTGGAACTGAATTGTTCCATTTTTGTGACATC
Encoded here:
- the LOC123227598 gene encoding protein LNK1 isoform X1, coding for MIEDNVWDEFEASDDHIVPHPSNEYVDQYATQGEGRKKSRCEVTGFTNIADNSTIYGIKGMEKNVKMLEKGSWSDTQDNVFPTSCDSDTPKEVTSEASDGSRMSTQGSKNSGTAAKVVEFSEEDHILGDKCVSEDDNVYHYPLNHISQADNDLSFLDSDREDKESSDLLYYGWPDIGNFEDVDRMFRSCDSIFGLGSLSNEEDLCWFSTTNAAEGPEDLLKSGSKLNGLPGHHEASRENGVGASTDDSNEKIFGAGENINFKCLDTDNSGLNHLSFGNGFDTQSESADDLMFNEAHLQKKQLKHQNKSDGKQKVRLVENGSFPHYDELKQFTDLKHPFGDSSPRVFPTSGLQPHKQNIEQNSMNYIPTHIPYMHLDYSHPSDQISVCPTPSGTKYENNIHTSPLPKESSYASNQVQSMESSHGLSFETPSVTTNDKREKLYHCQDIQAPVTRNFKHANIAGPVEFCSAVSVQKQVQSELGIKGNSEVDGVSIRVPTELVSSNGQESSCMSSVLDEISLEATSFCQLQQVMDKLDIRTKLCIRDSLYRLARSAEQRHNCGNSGAGIRVDREATGALMREETNKGAGFIDMETDTNPIDRSIAHLLFHRPSDSTVMHAAKDAFSFKSQALINGSITSPPLNGEKQDCSEETTNYAGKNLLTTDNK
- the LOC123227723 gene encoding LOW QUALITY PROTEIN: uncharacterized mitochondrial protein AtMg00370 (The sequence of the model RefSeq protein was modified relative to this genomic sequence to represent the inferred CDS: substituted 2 bases at 2 genomic stop codons) — protein: MKLCKKEKKVSATSDFIMGQHMMFILIYYAPLHQALLRPHSIIVXALPNLLFHFLWNNHKHFFYLVFTIXNSMRNLSIQCVILNNLISQLFNHLILPSSMLARLVNISLPRCNNKMLFVIRSPLPCLY
- the LOC123227598 gene encoding protein LNK1 isoform X2, which produces MEKNVKMLEKGSWSDTQDNVFPTSCDSDTPKEVTSEASDGSRMSTQGSKNSGTAAKVVEFSEEDHILGDKCVSEDDNVYHYPLNHISQADNDLSFLDSDREDKESSDLLYYGWPDIGNFEDVDRMFRSCDSIFGLGSLSNEEDLCWFSTTNAAEGPEDLLKSGSKLNGLPGHHEASRENGVGASTDDSNEKIFGAGENINFKCLDTDNSGLNHLSFGNGFDTQSESADDLMFNEAHLQKKQLKHQNKSDGKQKVRLVENGSFPHYDELKQFTDLKHPFGDSSPRVFPTSGLQPHKQNIEQNSMNYIPTHIPYMHLDYSHPSDQISVCPTPSGTKYENNIHTSPLPKESSYASNQVQSMESSHGLSFETPSVTTNDKREKLYHCQDIQAPVTRNFKHANIAGPVEFCSAVSVQKQVQSELGIKGNSEVDGVSIRVPTELVSSNGQESSCMSSVLDEISLEATSFCQLQQVMDKLDIRTKLCIRDSLYRLARSAEQRHNCGNSGAGIRVDREATGALMREETNKGAGFIDMETDTNPIDRSIAHLLFHRPSDSTVMHAAKDAFSFKSQALINGSITSPPLNGEKQDCSEETTNYAGKNLLTTDNK